A DNA window from Actinokineospora baliensis contains the following coding sequences:
- a CDS encoding ESX-1 secretion-associated protein: MTAGYEIEDTASLSTHAGRVAAVADGIREADSAAAQVGLGGVAAYGLLCSPLVIPALQVFQGHMDDLLKSASDLAGALSEGISRTVTDYTELERRLAAHYDRFGGGR; the protein is encoded by the coding sequence GTGACCGCGGGGTACGAGATCGAGGACACGGCGTCGCTGTCGACGCACGCCGGGCGGGTCGCCGCCGTCGCCGACGGCATCCGGGAGGCCGACTCGGCCGCCGCGCAGGTCGGGCTCGGCGGTGTGGCGGCCTACGGACTGCTCTGCTCACCGCTGGTGATTCCCGCCTTGCAGGTGTTCCAGGGGCACATGGACGACCTGCTGAAGAGCGCGTCCGACCTGGCCGGGGCGCTGTCGGAGGGCATCTCGCGCACCGTCACCGACTACACCGAGTTGGAGCGGCGGCTCGCGGCCCACTACGACAGGTTCGGGGGCGGGCGGTGA
- a CDS encoding YbaB/EbfC family nucleoid-associated protein, which produces MFGAHINDPHEWMREQEQRTAALMAKAQDAQERLAANSVTHSSADRVVSVTVNPGGGLTGLTLSPEAERMRHGQLAALIQATYTQAARMAAARTMEIMSDLVGGDSEALDIVRRSMPADPEPDDRPRPRPHLDDDEGFGGVYGKGDRR; this is translated from the coding sequence GTGTTCGGCGCGCACATCAACGATCCGCACGAGTGGATGCGGGAGCAGGAGCAGCGCACCGCCGCGCTCATGGCCAAGGCGCAGGACGCGCAGGAGCGGTTGGCGGCGAACTCGGTCACGCACTCCAGCGCCGACCGCGTGGTCAGCGTCACTGTCAACCCCGGCGGCGGTCTGACCGGCTTGACCCTCTCGCCGGAGGCCGAGCGGATGCGGCACGGGCAGTTGGCCGCGCTGATCCAGGCTACCTACACCCAGGCTGCGCGGATGGCGGCCGCGCGCACCATGGAGATCATGTCCGATCTCGTCGGCGGCGACTCCGAGGCGCTCGACATCGTTCGGCGGTCCATGCCCGCCGACCCGGAACCCGATGACCGGCCCCGGCCGCGCCCCCACCTCGACGACGACGAGGGCTTCGGCGGCGTCTACGGGAAGGGGGATCGGCGGTGA
- a CDS encoding tyrosine-type recombinase/integrase produces the protein MAKTGLRPASSTTSQTASTSPATGSRKRVRDPALSTAGITHRVRIHDLRHAHAYRLLRGGADLQTVRERLGHATSARPSAASRPFPNPPTQHSTPLHTSATPPKPPNTTCGRQSRLRRQGAANSNGVTSVRFDGDESPARPTLTLDQVRSRTNRRTLRLRGPGHPGGQTTSTGG, from the coding sequence CTGGCAAAGACCGGCCTCCGACCAGCATCATCAACCACGAGCCAGACCGCCAGCACGTCTCCCGCCACTGGTTCCAGAAAACGCGTCCGGGATCCCGCCCTCTCCACCGCCGGAATCACCCACCGGGTCCGCATCCACGACCTGCGCCACGCCCACGCCTATCGGCTCCTCCGGGGCGGCGCTGACCTCCAAACCGTCCGCGAACGCCTTGGCCACGCCACCTCCGCGCGACCGAGCGCTGCCTCCAGGCCATTCCCAAACCCACCGACACAGCATTCAACGCCCTTGCACACATCCGCAACACCGCCGAAACCACCAAACACGACATGCGGCCGACAATCGCGACTCCGTCGACAAGGCGCAGCCAACAGCAATGGAGTCACGTCCGTTCGATTCGACGGCGACGAATCTCCTGCTAGACCAACCCTCACCCTCGACCAGGTTCGTTCGCGAACAAACCGTCGCACACTCCGCCTGCGTGGACCTGGTCACCCAGGCGGTCAAACTACGTCAACAGGTGGCTGA
- a CDS encoding SsgA family sporulation/cell division regulator yields the protein MRNDHVTLRSTAVFDLLAPRTPAVPVKVELRYDTRDPYAVVAAFRTGRAGWVEWVFARDLLADGLIAEAGDGDVRIRPAVDDPEVVVIELSSPSGHAVFEASAQELADFLDRTYDVVVPGNEHLWVDVDEALTHLISTDLT from the coding sequence ATGCGAAACGATCACGTCACGCTGCGGTCCACCGCGGTGTTCGACCTCCTCGCGCCGAGGACCCCAGCGGTCCCGGTGAAGGTCGAGCTGCGCTACGACACGCGTGACCCGTACGCGGTGGTGGCGGCGTTCCGCACCGGCCGCGCGGGGTGGGTCGAGTGGGTCTTCGCCCGCGACCTGCTCGCCGACGGCCTCATCGCCGAGGCGGGGGACGGCGACGTCCGCATCCGCCCCGCCGTCGACGACCCCGAGGTCGTGGTGATCGAGCTCAGCTCCCCCTCCGGCCACGCCGTGTTCGAGGCCTCCGCCCAGGAACTCGCCGACTTCCTCGACCGCACCTACGACGTCGTCGTCCCCGGCAACGAACACCTCTGGGTCGACGTCGACGAGGCGCTCACGCACTTGATCTCCACCGACCTGACCTGA
- a CDS encoding TIGR02611 family protein — translation MRPDWANRNATTRTVWRVGVGLVGGLVLAAGIVMIPYPGPGWLVVFAGLAILAVEFSWAHRALTYARGKYDTWTAWLGRQPLAIRLLVLALTGAIVVTTIWLLNGFALVGGWFGLEWPWLGSPLFA, via the coding sequence ATGCGCCCCGATTGGGCTAACCGCAACGCGACGACCCGGACCGTGTGGCGGGTGGGGGTTGGACTCGTCGGTGGACTGGTCCTAGCCGCCGGAATAGTTATGATCCCCTACCCCGGCCCCGGCTGGCTGGTGGTCTTCGCGGGCCTGGCGATCCTCGCCGTGGAGTTCTCCTGGGCCCACCGCGCCCTCACCTACGCCAGGGGCAAGTACGACACCTGGACCGCCTGGCTGGGCCGCCAACCCCTGGCCATCCGCCTCCTGGTCCTCGCCCTCACCGGCGCCATCGTCGTCACCACCATCTGGCTCCTCAACGGCTTCGCCCTGGTAGGCGGCTGGTTCGGCCTCGAATGGCCCTGGCTGGGGTCCCCCCTGTTCGCCTGA